Part of the Carassius carassius chromosome 20, fCarCar2.1, whole genome shotgun sequence genome, tttgtgaaaactccccacttcTGCGCGTAGCAGCGACTGTTTGATGGTGCACACGTCTCTGTAAGTGTGTTCAGCACTCGTGAGTGCAGAGCGTCCCGCTTATTACGGGTCCCCGCAAcggccacacatgaaggttccacagctcgggtctggggtgccatattgtgccattcgcctgagacagcaggtcctgcctgagggggattcgccatgggggagccatcactaactctctcaggtccACGAACCAGGGCTGATTCGGCCAGTTCGGGGCCACGAGTATAATtgacgctctctcctccctgattttgcacaacacaggCAGAATCTTCACCTGAGGGAACGTGTAAGCCTGGCTTCCGGCCAACgcgatgtcagagcatctcccggcaggggggagtgagatagcgagaagAACAACTTACAGTGTGTGATCTCGctcgtggcaaacaaatccacttcctccctcccaaatcattagatctgatcctgggtgaagcctccaatctccttgaggaatcctgttcctcgaaagcatgctcactccacggttaaaagtaccggggatgtgcgacgctcttatggagattaagtgtcggtccgcccacaacaggagactcgctgcctgtttgaatagagctctggagcgcacgccgccctggcgatttatgttcgagaccacagacgtgttgtcggTTTGAATCAGTACATGTTGCCGCTCCAATTTTGACCGAAAGGCTTGCAGGGCTAAGGACACCGCTTCCAGACGGTTCCAAATGGTttatgtgccaccttctctgtgactccgaccacaggcctgaggcaggtacgcactgctccccagcctgaagtagaCGCATTCGTAGAGAAAAGAactcctgggctgaacatatccggGCTGTTCCACAGTCTCAAGAGTGCTAACGCAACTGTGAATGACCGTATGTGCTTGTAGACTGAAGACCACGCCCTCAGCGGAACTCGAGTTACAGCCAAAACTGTAGCGGCCGCAATGTAGCAGACCCGGATGGCACACTGAAGAAGCTGCCACCAtcagtcccagaagcctctgaaattccctcagtgaaaacgacctgcccggtctgaaacagcgcagagtcaatgaaatgctctagagagagatgggctcgcatcgccatcgagtccaaacatattcccagatatgttacAGTCCGACTCGTAAAAACACGCTCTTCTGCATATTCACACGCAGTCCCAGCGTATCCAAACGATGAAACATTGTTTCCACGCGACTCatagcacatctcttgagtgggctaaaatcagccaattGCTTAGATAATTCAACATGCGCATTCCGCTCGATCTGAGGGGAAATTTCGCTCTATCGCTCCCTCTCGAGcagactgagaacttcctgtcACAGAACAGGAcggttttggggcaaagtcagtgacgGGACCACGCCATTGAAGCGGTGAGGTCTGCGTTTGAATTGGAGAGAATATTCGTCATGAATTATTCCCAGTATCCACGGTGAAACACCCGGGATAGCCCTCCTACCATCCATGAAATGACACCGCGGATGCGTTAGGTCTACAGCCACTGATGACTAGTTTTGACCAGGGCCCCGCTCCCGCGAGGCTAGAAGCACTGGCGGGAGGGCGCTTCGCGTCATCTATATAATGGTGTGACACTCTTGCGCCCtcgagaggccattataatcatgggttgtggctcagcgctgtttgagacagggcgagtgatacagtgttgggtgcaagaatttggatacatgcttctatagtgaaatttttttttacacaaacatcATTTAAACACATATAGCAATCATCACCCATAGTGACATGGGGGGcatgatgcatgtgtttttgtggtgttggcactctcgctccctcgcgaggccattataatcataggttgtggctctgcactgttctgagacagggcgagtgacacagtgttgagtgtaagaagaagtaaagctcttttgttgattgtatacatgcttttattgtggaactcacacaaacagcatttaaacagacatagcaatcgtcgcccgaaggaacatgggggacatgatgcatctGAACAGGGAGAGTGACACCGTGTTTatgtggtgttggcactctcgcgccctcgcgaggccattataatcatgggttgtggctcagcgctgctatgagacagggcgagtgacacagtgttgagtgtaagagaaagaaaaagctcttttgttgattgtgtacatgcttctatagtggaactcacacaaacagcatttaaacacacatagcaatcgtcgcccgaaggaacatgggagacatgatgcatttgaacatggACCCTTGGGGGTGGGGCCTCCCgcgcactcactctttcactttaTCGGTCAGTCAGGGAGACAGCTCGAAGGCCAAGGATGGCGCGCTGGCTCTCTCACGGCACGGGGTCCTCAACTGACCCTGACATTTCCTCCCAGGCTCTTACCACTGCTGGTTTCGGCCGAAACGAGCATCCGGTTCAGAGAGGGGTGCCACGGCGGGCTGTTTTAGCTGGTCTTAGAGCCTGACGAGGTGCAGAAGAGCGGAACCTCGCAGATGATGACTGGAGTGAGCGACGGGGCAACACGTGACTCATCGCCTTGGTGCGCTTTCTGCGTCTCTGAGAAACGCTCCATGACTCCATGGCGTCACCAAAGAGGCCAGAGGGAGCAACTGGAGCGATTAGGAGCATCCTACGGTCCGCGTCTTCCAGGTCAGCTTGGGTAAGCCATAGGTGCCTGTAAGGACGACCATGAGCCCCATGAAACGGCTGAGCAGAGCGCTTAGTAGCCATCAGCGCGAGATCAGTTGCCACGCGCAGATCCCTGATGCCTGAAACACCTTGAGTATTGCCCTGgcatgaagagcagaagctgcctTCCCTCAGAAGTGGAAGGCAGGCTGTGGACCGAACCCAATGCAGAGGGAGACGGGCACAGGTGCGCGGTAACAGTCTCCTCGACGGGAGGGAGGGTTTCCGCCCCGTCCACGTGCATGAACATGGCCTGCGTGACAGAGTGGGTGCACACCgattggggtgcagcccacgacttcaccacgaGCTCTTGCATGCCTCAATGCCGTCTGGCAGCAGCTCGACTGGAGGAGCCACGAGTCCAGCTACCTTTCACAGGCTCATCAGGTGCGTTGCAAGTGAGACCCAGCTCCGTGACGGTCTTTCCGAAGACCCTGACGAGCTCCTCCTGGAAGTCTACAGGGCCCTCTTGGTCGGGGCGGTCCCACTGAGAGGCCCAAACCTTTTCCGACGTCCAAAGCGACATGTAGTCGTTTTCCTCGCCAGCTCCGAAGAGGACGAAGTTCGCGGGGCGGAAGCTATCGTCCACAACGCCAACGTCAAACTCGTCTTCGGGTGGGGGAGGGCCCACCAGCGGCTCGCTGGCAGCAGTGGGCCTCATTCCTGCTGTTTTCCGAGCCATTCTGGCTCTGAGGGCGCGCACTGGCAGCTTGGCACAGTGGGCGCACGTGTGGTCCGTGTGAGGCTCCCAGGCAGGTCCGAATCTAGCATTAGCAGCCATCGGATGCGGAGAGGAaaaacagggtgagtagtcctctattgcaacttccacgatgacttagataagacttctagcgtgaagaaagagattTCTTCATCGTAATTTTCACGgccatgcattttatactgcccgctgacctgtcagtatttgcaagcttcgcgtcaattggccagctgcccccagctggcgttagccaataagatttcagcaaaaatggagaagggaggagttcccatatatgtcttagctgacgtaatgttgagttaccgcctcgagagggaacataaggcagaactcatagcaggtgcgctaaaagtttgaggttttgactttaaaatgtcttctcgttgtatttttggctgccagaatagaaggaacagcacttttgtttcaaaactaaagttttaccggatcccggcagacattccttcacagaaatcaagaagacaattgtggttgaatgcaatacggcatacagactggacggagatgatcataaaaaatgcttgtgtttgcagtgcacacttcatatcaggttaaataatctatgcatatgaactggtgtgtttgttttatctagtaaatcagcaagtttctgttttataggtgaaaagttgccaaccttcagcgcactagctagtttaaatggtaaacaaacatacagcgatagatgtgtgtgacatcctttgaatggtctcttaaaataatacacattgctaatcatagttagcccagcgataggttacattagaaaataagccttgacaaaattccccaaaccacccaaaagtaattcatatggccaTATGGCATATGGGTCAGGTAGCCggcttccatccgcgagagttaatttacaaaaaaagctgtcacggtcccgcagagtcagtgactgtacatattcggacagttcctaaacttcttctgcatccatgtttaataaatccctcctaaaacgtgctagcttacgcttgtcaacattgcgtctgcgcctctttttgcctccagctaagccggaatcgttgcaatgtttacaaacttttaaggggtctataggCCTACTAAATGTTAGCTCCTAACAAAATACATCATTTTATCCCCCATATTTTACATGTGTGTggcctttttttgtcatttttgatgaCACGTGCACCaacctttggaaaaagtctttaataAACACTTTTGCCTTAGACTGTAATAAACTAGATTTGATCGTTCTGGAGGGATCTACTAACAGTTGCACTGACAGCAAAAATTGTATCATAGCAAAGGCATTTATTGCGATTTTTCTCACAAAATATTTTGCTTACCTTTTAAGtcagttaataaaatattttaagcgTTAGGAGTAAGACGTCAAATAGCAAATAGCAACTTCAAAACATGAAAAGTAACATTCTTTTATAGATGCAATAAGGTGTAGAggtgaaaaaaaatcaatgtaacCTCTCAGTCACAGCTGTGTGACGTCGATAAAAGCGTCTAACAAAAAGCTGTGTTGTAGCGCCACCACGCGGCCGCAGCGGCGCTCTGCAGGCGTCAGCGCTGTCCGCGGTGAACCGGTTCACTCCGCGGTGGACTCGCTGACCCCGCTGCCTCGGGCTCTGACTGCTCAGCGGCGCCAGGTGCTTAAGGAGACCGTTCGAACGCATCCAAAAAATTGTTCTACCAAAGCGATCATTCTGCCATTTGTAACCATAATTTAGCTCCGAACGAATTGTGTTTTCCCTTTCGTTTAATCACGTCCCTGTCGCTTTAAAGCTTCAGACAAAACGACCCATATGATTTTCCACCTCCAATCATCATCACTCCCCCGGCCGAGAGTGCGAGCCCTTCTGCATGCGGACATGGCGAAATCGGATAGATGTTTAAACAGAAGAGCGCAGTGTGGATATAAATGACAGCTATCTTCATGAAAACGAAGCTGTGAAATGCTAAGGAGAGGAGACCGTACTCCATCGAGGCAGAGACCACTGAATCACCATGGTAGTAAGACCCTTCCTTCTCTGACTCTTTTTGTTACCTGTTCGTCTGTGAATGTTTACTTGGCCTGTAGAATCTGACAGAGACAGACATCAGTCACATCTGGAGGATCATGCAGGTGTGCTGATAGCATGCTGCTTCCACATCTGTCGAGAGCTTCTACAACTTTCTGCTACTTTTCGATAAGATGCTGATGTAATGATTGTTATTATAGGAACATCCGTTCAAATTTTAATATTGCCCTCCactaaacaaattacatttagaaCAAGCGTGCCTTAAACAGGGGCAGTACCCTCAAAGCAACCTTCTTCATccctaaagggtgcatattagtaGCTTAGTGTAGTAAGTAGTATCCGTATAGTAATATGAAGTTTTATGATactattgtatattttatagagGAGAAAGCTGTCCTGTACTGCCCCATACAGTGACAAGATGTTATACCCCTAAAGGGACAGTTTTTCCAAATATATTTCAGAGAGTTTACCTGTCCCGGCTCATTACTTTGGAGAATACTGTAGCTTAAATGAGAATTGTTGTCTGTTTGTAATAATGTTGGTATGTCTAGTAGAACTTAgacatatataataatttaataataaattataataataaagaaactaaattgtattataaaataaatatatttataatataatataatatttcacatatCTTCACTGTTTACTTGTCTGGATAATTTAATGACTATATAATGATAGCTGGAAAACCTGTATATCATTCAGatacatagcatataaaatattgtaatataaattattatatcatctttataaaatatataagataTAACAGCAACTatacaatatacattttaaaaccatattaatcgaatcgaatcgaatatAATATAGATTTAGACACTCTGTAAATAACAAATTattgattatatattataatgtcattaatataaaaaatacttttctttttGAGTTACCTTCTTTATTAAATTTACAAAGGCATAAAAGACATGATAGAAATCATGTTTGCTAGAATTTAAAAATGATCATTTGCTCGACAGCTACCTTTAAAATGACAGTTACTCCAGCTTACTCCAGTTAATCCTGTTGTTTGACTGCAATGTATATTTACACATTGAATGTTTATGTGCATCTCAGTTCAGTCTGATGTTCTGTTCTAGCTCATAGTGGAGAAAACTGCTGAGCATCCATCTGCAGAGTTCTCCCTCGTTGAGGATGTGGCCCTTCACTGCACCTTTTTAATGGACAGGTTGAACAAGCAGCGTCTGTTTCAGCCAGATCTATGTGACGTAGACATCGTCCTCCTGCATCACCAGACTTCTTTCCAGGCCCATAAGGGTGTACTAGCAGCCTACAGCCCCTTCTTTCACTCGCTGTTTGCGTCGAGTAAGGAGCTGCGGCGTGTGGAACTCTCTCTGGAGACCCTCAAGCCTCAAGGCCTGCAGCAGATCCTCAACTTCATCTACACCTCCAAGCTCCTGGTCTCCAGCTGCAATGCCCAAGACGTGCTCAAGGCTGCCACGGTGCTCCAGATGAGCAACATCGCCAATTCCTGCAGTGAGCTCATTACTAGAGGCTCGCTGGACGTCAGTCCCAGTGTGGACCAAGCCAAACAGGAAGTCGGCGCTCAGAGCTGGAGCAACAGCAACTCGGTGAACTCCAACTTTCACATGGAGATCAAGCAAGAGAAGGACCCGACCTGTGCCAGGATCCTTGGAGGGAAAAGTGAAGGGAACCCATATGCTGTTCAGGTTGGCGATGGGCGTCCAGTGCAAGTAGATGGTTGTAAAATAGAAGGGAAGGAAATGGAAAACCTGAAGGACTCTGAAGATATTGATTCATTTAATAGAGAGCAAATTATTGTGGAGTTGAACCTGAACAACCAAACACTTAACGTGTCTAAAGGTTTAGAGGGAAACGCAGCAGCTCAGTCTCCCTCAGGACAACAGCTTCCTGGCAGAGGAAGACGGAGCGATGAGACTGTTGAGGAATCAAGAGACAATGTGGctttggaggaggaggaagatgaaggcGAGCAAAGTGAAGATGATGATGTGAGACTTGAAGGCAGCAGTGAAGAGGAAGGAGAACACACATTGCCTGCATTCATGTCTGAAAGAGCAGTACGACAAAGCCGGGCCCCTGCTGATGCTGCAGCGATGGTCTCCAGGAGAAACAGTGTGAGAGAGAAGCATGAGACGGCTCATGGAGGGAACAGTGAGGAGCTTCTGGACCAGTTTCAGAGGTACCCCAAGACATTCAACAACCGCTGGTACCTGGAGAAACACATGAACATGTCTCATAACCGCATGCATATTTGTGACAAGTGTGGCAAACGCTTCCTTATGGAGAGCGAGCTACTGCTGCATCAGCAGAGCGACTGTGAGAAGAGCATACAGGTAAGCTTTGACATTATCTTTtattgaaacatatatatatatataatttatttattttttttttttttttgatgggtgAATAAAGAGTTCCATCTGAAATGTTcatctaaaatgagcatttttatcaggctgtTATGTTAAGGGTTCATTAATTGTACTAAAATGACAGTGTATAGGTTCTTTTCTATGcagttaaagtgaaataactgaacataaatacatgggcctgataaaaatgctaatttcagaagaaaattgcaaaaaataaataaataaagatgtgtgtgtgtgtgtgtgtgtgtgtgtgagagagagagagagagagagagagagagagagatagaaacatTTAATTGATTCACTGGTTATTAATATCTTTTTCACCTTTTAATGTCAAAGCAAAGTTAGTTTCTGGTTGTGAAATGTCATATGGTGTGATGaatacagaaaatacatattTCTGCACTTCACCtagatatttaaaacatttattggtAATACTTTACAGCACCATAAGGTTCCATTTGATAACATTAGTTAACCACATTAGTCAACATAAACtatcaatgaaaaatacttctaaagcatttattaatcttcatTAATACTGATTCCAGCATTTACTAATACATAACTGAAATGACAAGTTGTAtctattaatgttagttaatggacctgagctaacacagactaacaatgaacaggtttttttaaactaatgttaacaaatatgaataaatactgtaataaatgtattacttattgttagttaatgtatcGAATAAAGTTTACAAATGCAACCTTATTGTAGATAGTTacccatttttcctttttttattgctGACAATTGCGATAAAGAAATAATCCAATAAAGTAACTGACCCAATGCAATGGACAAGAtttgtttttgtctcattttgtAGTGTCTAACGTGTGGAAAAGCTTTCAGGAAGCTTTGGTCGCTCCATGAGCACAATAAGATTGTTCATGGCTTTGCTGAGAAGAAGTACACTTGTGAGATCTGTGAGAAGAAATTCTACACAATGGCTCATGTACGCAAGCACATGgttggtgagttgtttttaagttcaattaaattaaatgaatgcttCCTCTCCCAGACCTTTACTCCTAGTCTTATACTTTAAACAGTAAACTTGAATTATCTGAATAATCATTGTCTTGTTCTACACATCTTTAGCCCACACAAAAGAGATGCCATTTACCTGTGAGACATGTGGCAAGTCATTTAAAAGAAGCATGTCACTGAAGGTCCACTCTCTCCAACATTCAGGAGAGAAGCCTTTCCAGTGTGAGGTATGGTCAAATGAAGCAATAAAGCAAAAGCTGTGAATATATACATTATTGattcataataatataaaacataagtacattaacattaaaattatgtttaaattatatatatattagggctggtaagcgatttttttttaatctaattaattacatgatgtggtaattaattaatctaattaatcgcacatcaaatttggagaaactactatcaaaagataatttaaagtcattgtggggcaaagcatcaaacagagattacaaaaagtaggttcagcaagaaatattttgtttgataaaattgattacatatactcttttggaccatgtgagtaaatgatgacagaattgtcatttttggatggGTGAACTATAACgttaacaatttattttcttaatattattactatgaaaatatgaaattatttctttaatgaaatgatactcttaataataaactaaaactgccagtaggtggtggtaaatgtcttaatgattaagtcatcgagtcatttattcattcgtttgatttgttcaaatggctgattcattcatacGCCACTTTttcttttgaatcgctctcgcggtactttgatgtcatacaccgatcggtctgtgcagcgccacttcaaatgCAACGCGaatatggccaatggttcaacgcgccaaatggttcaccaaattcattcaaaacgtagattaagaaattaaatgcagctgtgggttgctcggggatgaacagttctgatttgtctttatattttggttggcaaaattgaacaaaacagacaacattgtgtctaaaatagcacaatattaacttcttaatggaCTGTTGTATAAAGTGAGAAacacatttgcactcgtgtgatattgcacttagcctacagctcgtgtgatatttcttaactgtGTGATGTAaatgagacaaaatttcaaacacgggcattttgccccatatcttgaattttagggatttTCTCTAGGCTCTATCACGCAGTAAGTTGCTgtcctgcctcatattagtcatcaatcgactgtatgaaatggcagatgattcacagtaatatcttcactcgtgaaaaatcctctcaccCGGCCCCCGGcccgctccctctagtgaagatattactgcgccaagacgaagtgcttacaagcacttgccatggtattccgccacacaatatagttatccattttacacgcttagaaaagcgcaacgttttgttttttgttaccgtcctaggtcgagttacactacgcgagtaactgtatttaaatagggaaaacgtggaggtgtttggtagcttctctgcttggcccatattgaatgaatgtgctcagctaagtgctttcaaagtgtcaccgcgcgccaaagcgattgagtgcacgcactgagacgagagaggtatgtagcctatcaactcgtcttaggtaagggaaaaacatagtttaatatgaaaacacggtggagtatccctttaataattttaacgcattatttttctcattaattaatataattaaggggttaaattaccagccctaatatgtgtgtgtgtatatatatatatatatatatatatatatatatatatgcataatcagAACATTCCCTTTATCAGCATTTCCTCTCATCAACACAACAAAAGCTGAGCTGTCCTCACCAGCTGGACACAATATAATACACCTAACATTACTAGTGTAGACAGGTTATTGAATAGATTACTCTTATGAacaggttctttttagtgaatcaaaaacataaggCACAAACAATGTAACTTAATTCCCAAAACGAATGAGTCATTTTACTAGATAGATCAAAAAAGATGAGTTACTGATTTGGATCAGTCTTAAACACtgtcctttttttattaatgtgtaaaaatgtattttaaaatgtactgagatatgtgaaaattacataaataagaGTTTCTTTTAATCAGAAAATCTGTATTGATACCCAGCAAGAGTAAactaaaaatgttttctgcaaagtATAATAAACAATAACCAACAATAACCAATAATGTTTTGAATTTAGCTTAgaattgaccaatcagcatccaggacCAGAACAT contains:
- the zbtb47a gene encoding zinc finger and BTB domain-containing protein 47; translation: MLIVEKTAEHPSAEFSLVEDVALHCTFLMDRLNKQRLFQPDLCDVDIVLLHHQTSFQAHKGVLAAYSPFFHSLFASSKELRRVELSLETLKPQGLQQILNFIYTSKLLVSSCNAQDVLKAATVLQMSNIANSCSELITRGSLDVSPSVDQAKQEVGAQSWSNSNSVNSNFHMEIKQEKDPTCARILGGKSEGNPYAVQVGDGRPVQVDGCKIEGKEMENLKDSEDIDSFNREQIIVELNLNNQTLNVSKGLEGNAAAQSPSGQQLPGRGRRSDETVEESRDNVALEEEEDEGEQSEDDDVRLEGSSEEEGEHTLPAFMSERAVRQSRAPADAAAMVSRRNSVREKHETAHGGNSEELLDQFQRYPKTFNNRWYLEKHMNMSHNRMHICDKCGKRFLMESELLLHQQSDCEKSIQCLTCGKAFRKLWSLHEHNKIVHGFAEKKYTCEICEKKFYTMAHVRKHMVAHTKEMPFTCETCGKSFKRSMSLKVHSLQHSGEKPFQCEVCSERFQYKYQLRSHMSIHIGHKQFMCQWCGKDFNMKQYFDEHMKTHTGEKPYICEICGKSFTSRPNMKRHRRTHTGEKPYPCEVCGQRFRFSNMLKAHREKCSQVRNPPLLDSSTITNQTQAAANQQLPVGMETLRDIRPHLHGVVSLSSSVLHSVDGGPSHSQLRSLTPLYSTDSRNL